GCTTACCTGTGGTGCCAAGGTTCTGTGTTTAATTGCATTGCCTGAACTGAATGAGTTTTTCGGGATTTCTGGTGCTTTCTTATCTTCAATGCCTGTTTGTATCCCGTAATGtcaaaactattgttttcttcttttcagtaCTATGGATTCCCAAGGCTTTACAGGCGGTTTGCCGCATTTAACAGGCGAGTGACTTCAAACCGACAAACCATTAGAAGAAGACAAGACGCTATGAAATTTGTGTTTAGAATTCCAAATAAGATAGCAGCATTTTTCAGGTATGTCCTGTTGCAACGACAGTGAACTCAGAACATTTCTACCAAATTCATTGTTTATACCTTGTAGTGTGTTAGGATTGTGTCCTCTTTTGGTTGACTTTTAAAACTGACAAAGTATAGGTTGTTTGAAAGATGTTGCTAAAATTATGTATTTTGAGATGTGAAATGAAAGATAGTGTTCTAATGTATTGAGGTATATGTAGTGGGTAACTTGTGGGGAAAACTTAGGTCATGTTTGATGGCACCTTGTTTCATTAGGATTCCTGGGGTTCAGTTGTAGAGTATGCGAGTTACGGTTCATTTGTATTAGTATTGGAAAGTCACATGGTCAACCCCTTTGTTGTTAAGATCACTGTAGGTCTACTCATGAATGCAAATGACgtcattgataataataaatattgaaggggtgtgtggaataaggccttaagtgacttttgatgcaatgtcaaattctcctagtcattcacaactgaatacaaggaaatttggaaggagaatctggtaatttatcagaagtcacttaaaacttttctccaggtacccctgcagtTATGTTGTGAGATATGGAAGGTAATGGCCTTGACATGACAGCATTGATTGTGGTCACCCTAACCATAATGTAGGAGAAAGCTTTGATGATAATGGAGAAATGTCTGCAATTTAggtgaaaatagccaaaaattggGCTATTTCATTTCGAAAGTCTGGCAGTTTTGGAGTTTTTGTGAGGCTGTTTAAGATCGAGGGTTGACTTTTTCTTATCATCTTGGAATTTAATTATCAGTTGATCCATGGAATGGCATGGGTGGTTACAAACTGCTATCACTCATTCATTGTGCTTTGCACATATGCAAGTTAGCATTAAAGAGCTTGAAAAGAGTGGAGTTCTCCTTGTTAAAGAGCATGActatagacgctattcataaatggctgccaattcattcttcttttgtccttgtgcaaattagcctaccaagtctcattgtcatgtgctaaattgcaaagaattcttgctctagggcgaggcttggtaggctaatttgcacaaggacaaaagaataattgaaacagccgccatttatgaatagggtctatgaACGTAATGAAGACACTGAGAATTTCACATATACACCTCAACTCCTCAATGGAGTTAAGCCTagatttaagcaatagaaaacgttttcatgttttcatatttgcatagcctgatgtaAACACGCGAGAGGTTGGGAGAATtcaagacagttatgcaaacccgtgatgaagtcgagggtttgcataactgttgagaattttcccaacccctcgagtgtttatatcaggctatgcaaacacaggaaaaaaatttttctattgcttttataaaataactgcctctaaaaactacaacgttGGAAAAGGTCAAaataattcattttactgatcaaaacgtatcttcctacaacattgatttgacaaTGTGATTTCttaactgaccaatcaaaacttacatttcaaaatctggtgatgGCATGTTTACAACTCGTATCTTTACGTCatacaaccatgtttacatactctcatgcaaacacgcctcttagccaatcagagtgtgcctactattttaattattttatagaTGATGATGTGAGGTATTTATATATAGCTCTTCATCCCACAAAGACTCAAAGTGCTTTACAAGGGTTAATGGGGGACTTCTTTATGGTGCAAGTGGCAGCTGTTACAATTCTTAATTGAAAATAATGTAGGATTCAACAGGTGCCCCTAGTAGAGAGAGAGTAACAGACAGCAAGATACTGTATCTTGTGTATTCTAGAACAATAATTGATTTTTCAAAACCTCCACTACTTTACAGTTGGTTTATTGTAGATGTCAGCTTCGGCAACAACATAGCAGTACCACCTCACTTTTACAATAACTGAGAGATTTCTTGTGTGCATTGATTGGCTACTTTTTATCAGACAACGGACACACTTTTTTTAATCGATGAAGTGATGAAGCTGTAGCATTTGTTATGGACAATAAATTATGCCAGTCAAAATTTGTTTGCAGATCCACTCGTTGGGCACTTAGATCTACAAAAATGAACAAGGATCTTTGTTATGGGACAATATTATTTTATAATCAAAATGATTACCGTAAGAGGACAGACAAATAAAAGAgtgagttttttttgtttcatattcCCCTGAGTTCCTAAAGTATGAATGTAATTAAGAAAAAGCTGCATGAGTTATTTACAATGGCAGAAAGTCTGGCAACCTCCGCTTTCTCTGGTCTCCTGCATATCAGGCAATCAATCCTGATAACCTCTGTGTTGGACTGCAAACAAAAGAACCACTAAAAACTGTGACTGTTCTAATAGCTGTCATTACAGTTTAGCTTGCAGTGTCTtctgtttacagctgcatgtagacaagggtcaatacaatagaaAATCACCTATTACCCTTGCTTATGTGTCAAAAGTATCGGTAACAGTGGTTACAGCTAtttgaaatatctttttttttcttttgcagaagGAGAAAGACCATAAGATGACAAGAGTAGTTGCAACTAGTGGATTTTGTAATAGCATTATGTATTGGACACAAGATTACCTGTCACCTGTAGCATTGCacaaaataatttgtaaataatttacATGTAGTACAAGTGGTGCTTTTTGTTATGATGAAATTCCCCTTTTATTTaactgaacaatttttttttctgggaatAATGACTTAAATATTATTCGTCTTCTAAGAATATTACTTTCAGTTTTAATTGCCATCATAGAAAGTGAAGTCAAGGCCCCAAATTGAAACAGAAAATTGGCAGCCAGCTCAATGATGTGTTATATTACTCCAGAAGTATTGTGCTTGGAGAAAGATATCCTGAATTGCAAAATAATTACACACATGCTGGCTTAAATAATCATCACAAAGAGTCCTTTCACATTTTGACTCAACTTTAACGGGGACatgtttttggctttccatgttgttaaccctctccaccctaaggggttcccctttgacgagtaaaatcgtctgacgtttatagacagagtaaaatctataagtgccatttgacactcataggaggaaaagggtttaTATCGCTTGTGACAAGCAATACAGACAATAAACGTCACTCTAGCTCTACACCTCAAGAGGGCAAAAACGTTATATGTTTTCCTAACCAAAGAAAATACAGAGTACTGGTattacaaacaaacattttACGCTTCGAGTTAATGTGACACTTTGTGAGGTTTTTAGCATGCATCTCATTATTTGCAATCTTGGAGATAagacttgttgttgttgttctgaGGATTCAACACAGTTGTAACCAAACAAGACATTTGGTTCCAAGTACAGTGAGACTGCACCAAGCAGGTTATCTATCACAATAACATTTTTAAGGCATACACCAAGAAAGACATCAAAATCGATGTAAGCATACCATGACTGTTTCAAAAAACTCAgaattaaagaaacaaaaactcaaataataataataataataataataatagtaataataataataataattgtgtgGACCATTAAATCATCTTTTGAAATATCAAATTGTAAAGAAACAGACAATACCTTGTAATATAAAAATAGACTTTTGCTCTTGTTGAAAACAACATTTTGGGAACAGGACTGAGGATGGCATACAGAGTTTCTTTCTCTCTGTCAACGTTCTTTGACCCAAGTAAAATAGTAATACTCTGTAATTACTATTAATGATTGTTTGCAGTCGAACCTGTACGAAGTGGTTTCTCAGTAATTGATGAATACCAGATAGAATTGagtttgtatttttgttttttttgtcaaggGGGATAATTCTGACCAAAGAGGAAAACCCTCTTGCAAGTACAATAATTTATGCTTGACCCACGTTAAATAAATTACTGAAGGGAGGTAAGGGCTTATACAGTAGTTATTCACcttctcttttcatttttagaGTATATGTAGGTCTCTATTGCTAAGAAAATCTTTCACTCTCTAAGAATTATTTCCACGtttatggtattttttttttcagtaaataatattaataattgaaGTTCTATTCCATACTGtgcataattaaatattttgttttttattattggCTTATTAATTTTTGCCTGGTGGAAATTtcgtttttaatttatttttgctttaaatgtaGAGTTACGTTTTCCAAAGAAACCACTAATATGTCTGCATGGAAGGTTaagtttgtataggtaatcacatgatttttagtgcaatttggaataattaAACACgagtatttttttcaaagactaacaaaattgcacaagcctGTAGGGCGAGTGcgatttgtggtctttgaaaaatttacaagtgcttatttattccaaattgcacaagaaaaatcatgtgattacttattaataatatatatgaaaaaatttcaagatggttgagcagaaggaacgcacgcgtatcacgccaTCAATTGCGTCATCCAGGACGTGCgcttaatttgaaaacaaaagatttgattggccatctgtgagtttctctgatcattgaccaatcagaatgcttggtttgtttcctctttttgcactgaattaactcttttctgcactgttttgaaaaaaaaactgcactgctcttaatcAATCagaattttttcatttatattattAGTAAGGAAATACTGTTCCGCATCGGTGGGAagtcaaacaaaaatttgacgTCAAACAAGTTTATAAGAGGGACCTTTAggttctaggacgagaacgagtacaaGATTTAACTtcccgtttttagcgaaaataatTTTGCGATTGTTTCGCTTAATCGTACATTGCACGCGCCATTTTTCCCACGCTTTGGGCAAGTTTATTACtcggaattctgattggttcatcgagCTGGTCGGAGTTATTACTTTGCAACCAAAGCAACGACTAAAATTTCGTAATTTCATAAGATAGAATCTTGGCGATGTTTCGTAAAGAGTAGAACGATGATTAACCCTGCCTTAACATTTGTCTGAAATATCAAGGTGTCGTCAAACATAACTCCAATGTTATGCGTAGGCAGGATATCTCCGAGAGGAACAGTAACAATA
Above is a genomic segment from Acropora muricata isolate sample 2 chromosome 1, ASM3666990v1, whole genome shotgun sequence containing:
- the LOC136920024 gene encoding uncharacterized protein — its product is MEKILGLLALSLGKKFTVYAVGRYYGFPRLYRRFAAFNRRVTSNRQTIRRRQDAMKFVFRIPNKIAAFFRRRKTIR